Proteins encoded together in one Desulfosporosinus meridiei DSM 13257 window:
- a CDS encoding ABC transporter permease, whose product MSVANVIVVAEKELLESMRSRWLITFTIIFGLLALLISFFGLSGMGVGGYQGFNRVTASLLNLVLYLLPLIALVIGSSTIAGEKEAGSLHVLLTQPVNKSEVIIGKFLGLALALTASILAGFGGAGVVIAWKTGTLSILDYLVFVILSIVLALVFLSMSLLISVVTVRRSQAVALAILVWFFTILVYDFLAIGIASLQQVTVVVPLLLTLLLLNPADMVRVLVVLQLGGEETFGPTLAALTRMMGSGSGEVLLGVVLLLWLFGPLGLSVWLFSRKQDY is encoded by the coding sequence ATGAGCGTAGCTAACGTAATAGTAGTGGCTGAAAAAGAACTATTGGAATCTATGCGCAGCCGCTGGCTGATTACTTTTACAATTATTTTCGGATTACTAGCCTTACTTATCTCATTTTTCGGTCTTTCTGGTATGGGAGTTGGGGGATATCAAGGGTTTAACCGCGTAACAGCAAGTCTTTTGAATCTTGTTCTTTATCTTCTGCCCTTGATCGCCTTAGTGATAGGCTCCTCTACAATCGCAGGCGAGAAAGAAGCGGGTTCTCTTCATGTTCTCTTAACCCAGCCTGTTAACAAAAGTGAAGTTATTATTGGAAAGTTTTTGGGCTTGGCCTTGGCCTTAACCGCTTCCATCTTAGCAGGTTTTGGCGGTGCGGGAGTAGTTATTGCCTGGAAAACGGGGACCTTAAGTATCTTAGATTATTTGGTGTTTGTAATTTTGTCGATTGTCTTAGCACTTGTATTTTTGAGTATGTCCTTACTGATATCGGTGGTTACTGTGAGACGTTCTCAAGCAGTCGCTTTAGCCATCCTTGTTTGGTTTTTCACGATTTTAGTTTATGATTTTTTAGCTATCGGAATTGCTTCTTTGCAACAGGTAACGGTTGTTGTCCCCCTATTGCTAACCCTCCTGCTGTTAAACCCAGCCGATATGGTCAGAGTACTGGTCGTTTTGCAATTGGGTGGAGAAGAGACATTTGGTCCGACCCTTGCAGCCCTCACTCGGATGATGGGGAGCGGTTCAGGCGAAGTATTACTGGGTGTGGTGCTTCTTCTTTGGCTTTTTGGCCCTCTGGGATTATCTGTCTGGTTGTTTAGCCGAAAACAAGATTATTAG
- a CDS encoding type II toxin-antitoxin system HicB family antitoxin codes for MKDVMIYKEYIGSVHYNTEDEIFYGKIEGINDSISYEGSSVSELKSAFEEAVEDYLELCNLNGKEPEKMYKGSFNVRITPELHKQAAQRALIAGKSLNQYVEEAIEKYSAKEQK; via the coding sequence ATGAAAGATGTGATGATATACAAAGAATATATTGGTTCAGTGCATTACAACACAGAAGACGAGATTTTCTATGGCAAGATTGAAGGCATAAATGATTCAATCAGTTATGAAGGCAGTAGTGTCAGTGAACTAAAGTCAGCATTTGAAGAAGCGGTTGAGGATTATCTTGAACTGTGCAATTTGAACGGTAAAGAACCTGAAAAGATGTATAAAGGTAGCTTTAATGTAAGAATAACCCCTGAGCTTCATAAACAAGCAGCACAAAGGGCCTTGATAGCGGGCAAATCATTGAATCAGTATGTTGAAGAAGCGATAGAAAAGTATTCAGCAAAAGAACAAAAATGA
- a CDS encoding type II toxin-antitoxin system HicA family toxin: MSKRDKLIDRLLNRPIDFEYDEARRLLAKFGYKEDNRGHTSGSRVAFVHCETGHIIRLHRLHPGNILKKYQIEQLIEELKNQGVV; this comes from the coding sequence ATGAGCAAAAGAGATAAACTTATAGACAGATTGCTTAATAGACCTATCGACTTTGAATATGATGAAGCAAGAAGACTGTTAGCAAAATTCGGTTACAAAGAAGACAACAGAGGGCATACTTCTGGGTCGAGAGTTGCTTTTGTCCACTGCGAAACAGGACATATTATAAGACTTCATAGACTGCATCCGGGAAATATATTGAAGAAATATCAAATCGAGCAGTTGATTGAAGAGTTGAAAAATCAGGGAGTGGTTTGA
- a CDS encoding ABC transporter ATP-binding protein: protein MGHILDVKFLEKHYGDFVAVNKLNMSIEQGEIFALLGHNGAGKSTLIKMILGLVNPTSGGILIDELEYGQKSKEIKNLIGYLPERMNFYDNLSAWETLTFYAKLKGVSANRCEEALGQVGLADVKHRKVGAFSKGMQQRLGLAQAIIHRPKLLVLDEPTTGLDPIGILELKEMIRTWNKEGTTMFFSSHNLSDVQELAENIAIMHKGSVVAEGSLAKLKHDYRLKTRIEVRVSRDQITKLTSQQLADNYTGLFEIHDNALICYCESQEKMSILQTLINDGVVIEDFSVEEPGLDIVYQKVMNQFTPG, encoded by the coding sequence ATGGGACATATATTGGACGTAAAATTCCTGGAAAAGCACTATGGAGATTTCGTTGCTGTTAATAAGTTGAACATGAGTATTGAGCAAGGAGAGATTTTTGCCCTTCTCGGACATAATGGAGCAGGCAAATCCACGCTGATCAAGATGATTTTAGGTTTAGTGAATCCTACTTCCGGAGGAATTCTGATTGATGAGCTTGAATACGGGCAAAAAAGCAAAGAAATCAAGAATCTGATTGGATATCTGCCGGAAAGAATGAACTTTTATGATAATTTAAGCGCTTGGGAAACATTAACCTTTTATGCAAAACTTAAGGGCGTTTCGGCAAACCGTTGTGAAGAGGCGCTGGGGCAGGTGGGACTTGCTGATGTTAAACATCGGAAAGTCGGGGCGTTTTCTAAAGGCATGCAACAAAGACTGGGGCTGGCACAAGCCATTATTCACAGACCTAAATTGCTCGTCCTCGATGAACCGACGACAGGGCTGGACCCGATTGGAATCCTAGAATTAAAAGAGATGATTCGTACCTGGAATAAAGAAGGAACAACGATGTTTTTCTCCTCTCATAATCTCTCGGATGTTCAGGAACTCGCCGAAAACATAGCTATTATGCACAAAGGTTCTGTGGTTGCTGAAGGATCTTTAGCAAAACTTAAGCATGATTACAGATTAAAAACGAGGATCGAAGTGAGAGTCTCCAGAGATCAAATCACAAAGCTCACTAGTCAGCAACTGGCTGATAATTACACCGGGTTGTTTGAGATCCATGATAATGCGTTGATCTGTTATTGTGAATCACAGGAGAAAATGAGCATTTTGCAGACTCTCATAAATGATGGCGTTGTGATAGAGGATTTTTCAGTTGAAGAACCAGGACTAGACATAGTTTACCAGAAAGTCATGAATCAGTTTACCCCTGGTTAA
- a CDS encoding cell wall-binding repeat-containing protein, with protein MSKIKKALAALVMASMALTMVPFTVFASDTVPTRLAGTNAEQTAVRIADQTGWAGTAILASSTSYGMVDALTSGPLAYYLKAPILLTGAGNKLDSATKDELVKLAVTKVYVTSGTAVIRQGVLDELKAMNITVVPLGGVDRFETSVKIAQLMVTLGAPVTKVAVAYGWLTQDALSIASIASQGSQPILLTNSAKLPDIVQEFLKENPGITTSDVIGGTGVINSTVLNQLPKPTRHSGITAYDTNDQVIKDFAGSLLFDQVYLANGVTGIDALSGAPLAAQTKSAIVLTDGVKSPAAGVFVKSKMSVDCIVTALGGEAVVTESQRNLVTTIDTNVKNAIIAQKIEDIANQNDIPPALVKAIAWIESGWKQYESDPTTGQPLTDQPFISADGGIGIMQISPANYPEYDVARLKSDLDYNIDTGCKILNNKFRAYPKIGDGNRNVLENWYFAVWAYNAWTKENNPNYYTGQDAYQDKVFGLLGQKYNSAITFAPGATILPKSLLPLTDPPNLSSCWSTPTPMHSGDLAFDSESLMTNGDFWYNYEIPQQPRGDYYVQALAFYNTLYNSPLVSSGDKTMVSQKILNTYNNLLDSADALVLENNAASSAIAAKYYWTVLQGPNLDSAIKNRAGSGYQNTSAKANQS; from the coding sequence ATGAGTAAAATTAAAAAAGCTTTAGCTGCTCTAGTTATGGCCAGTATGGCATTGACAATGGTTCCTTTTACCGTATTTGCTTCCGACACGGTTCCAACTCGATTGGCAGGTACAAATGCTGAACAAACCGCAGTCAGAATTGCTGATCAAACTGGTTGGGCCGGAACCGCAATTCTTGCTTCCTCAACTTCCTATGGTATGGTTGATGCCTTAACCTCAGGTCCGCTGGCCTATTATTTAAAAGCGCCTATCCTTCTGACCGGAGCTGGAAACAAACTTGACTCTGCTACCAAAGACGAACTTGTTAAACTCGCCGTTACTAAGGTTTATGTGACCAGCGGAACGGCGGTGATCAGGCAAGGAGTCCTCGATGAGCTGAAAGCAATGAATATTACGGTTGTACCTCTTGGTGGAGTTGACCGTTTTGAAACCTCGGTTAAGATCGCTCAACTGATGGTTACTCTCGGTGCACCGGTGACAAAGGTCGCGGTCGCCTACGGCTGGTTAACCCAAGACGCGCTCTCAATTGCCTCTATTGCTTCCCAGGGGAGTCAGCCGATTCTTTTAACGAACAGTGCTAAACTTCCTGATATTGTCCAAGAATTCTTAAAAGAAAATCCTGGCATCACGACGTCTGATGTCATTGGCGGAACCGGCGTCATTAATAGTACGGTATTAAATCAACTTCCAAAGCCTACCCGCCATTCAGGAATCACAGCTTACGATACGAATGATCAAGTCATTAAAGACTTCGCCGGTTCTCTATTGTTTGACCAGGTATACTTGGCCAATGGAGTTACGGGTATTGATGCTCTTTCCGGTGCACCGCTGGCTGCTCAAACTAAGTCTGCCATAGTCCTCACTGACGGCGTTAAGTCTCCTGCTGCAGGCGTTTTTGTGAAAAGCAAGATGTCCGTTGACTGTATTGTCACTGCACTCGGAGGCGAAGCAGTCGTTACGGAGAGTCAACGTAATCTTGTAACTACAATAGATACAAATGTAAAAAACGCAATAATTGCCCAAAAAATAGAGGATATAGCCAATCAGAATGATATTCCGCCCGCGCTGGTTAAAGCTATTGCATGGATAGAGAGTGGATGGAAACAATACGAATCAGATCCAACAACGGGACAGCCTCTGACCGATCAACCCTTTATATCTGCCGACGGCGGCATAGGAATTATGCAGATTTCTCCGGCTAATTATCCCGAATACGATGTTGCCAGGCTGAAAAGTGATCTGGATTATAATATTGACACAGGCTGTAAAATTCTCAATAACAAGTTTAGAGCCTACCCCAAGATTGGAGACGGGAATCGCAACGTCTTAGAAAATTGGTATTTTGCCGTATGGGCCTATAATGCTTGGACTAAAGAAAATAACCCGAATTACTATACGGGTCAAGACGCCTATCAGGATAAGGTATTTGGCCTTCTCGGTCAAAAATACAACAGTGCAATTACATTTGCTCCAGGTGCCACAATTCTTCCCAAATCCCTATTACCCCTTACAGATCCGCCGAATCTCTCCAGTTGCTGGAGCACGCCAACTCCCATGCACAGCGGAGATCTGGCATTTGATTCTGAGTCATTGATGACTAACGGGGATTTCTGGTATAACTATGAAATCCCTCAGCAGCCCAGGGGCGATTACTATGTACAGGCCTTAGCATTTTATAATACTCTTTATAATAGCCCATTGGTTTCGTCAGGGGATAAGACGATGGTTTCTCAGAAAATCCTTAACACCTATAACAACCTCTTAGATTCAGCAGATGCTTTGGTGTTAGAGAATAATGCTGCATCCTCCGCAATTGCAGCAAAATATTACTGGACCGTTCTTCAAGGACCGAACTTGGATTCTGCAATTAAGAACCGGGCTGGTTCCGGTTATCAGAATACTTCTGCTAAAGCAAACCAGTCCTAA
- a CDS encoding nitrous oxide reductase accessory protein NosL → MGKKMVAIIFVLSLTLLLSGCSTQVDTSPQPIDSSLDICPTCNMSIVDMRFAGEIVTQEGHVEKFDDIGCLALYLKKNSQEPAIKESMIYVKDYNTMEWIKASEATYIKAHINTPMNFGIVGFGSPEAAQSFRKEHEDARIMNWQEVLTAKQTVSF, encoded by the coding sequence ATGGGTAAAAAGATGGTGGCGATTATCTTCGTTTTAAGCTTGACTTTATTATTGAGCGGATGTTCGACGCAGGTGGATACTTCCCCCCAACCGATTGATTCGAGCCTTGATATCTGCCCGACCTGTAACATGAGCATTGTCGACATGCGCTTTGCGGGTGAAATTGTTACCCAAGAGGGGCATGTGGAGAAATTTGATGATATTGGCTGCCTAGCGTTATACCTTAAAAAGAACAGTCAAGAGCCAGCTATCAAAGAGAGCATGATCTATGTCAAGGACTATAATACCATGGAGTGGATTAAAGCTTCCGAGGCCACTTATATTAAAGCACATATCAATACCCCCATGAATTTTGGAATCGTGGGATTTGGGTCTCCTGAAGCTGCTCAATCTTTTAGAAAAGAGCATGAAGATGCTAGGATAATGAATTGGCAAGAGGTCCTAACGGCAAAGCAGACTGTTAGCTTTTAA
- a CDS encoding HepT-like ribonuclease domain-containing protein, with product MLPSIKNDLMYLLNILECIEKIILYSADCADAEDFLEKNEQMNFNATLNLLTNIGENVGKISKELKQIYSDVDWPLIKSFRNRVVHDYINIDTFMVFDIVTNDLKMLRGTIMNIVGIELDKGSFDTEEYEAAKKSFYYRHIKFD from the coding sequence ATGTTACCGAGCATTAAGAACGACCTCATGTATCTGCTAAATATACTTGAGTGCATCGAGAAAATCATACTGTATTCCGCAGATTGTGCCGATGCTGAAGACTTCTTGGAAAAGAATGAGCAGATGAATTTCAACGCCACTCTAAATCTTTTGACGAACATCGGTGAGAATGTTGGAAAAATCAGCAAAGAGCTTAAACAAATATATTCGGATGTAGATTGGCCGTTGATAAAAAGCTTCAGGAATCGGGTAGTTCATGACTATATTAATATTGATACTTTTATGGTATTTGATATCGTCACAAATGATCTCAAAATGCTTAGGGGTACGATTATGAATATTGTGGGAATAGAACTGGATAAGGGCAGTTTCGATACAGAGGAATACGAGGCCGCTAAGAAGAGTTTCTATTATCGGCATATTAAGTTTGATTAA
- a CDS encoding SPL family radical SAM protein, with product MDFIPAKTIISGYSGDNKWFGNNYNMNIYKGCSHGCIYCDSRSECYHVENFDNVRAKENALTLIHRDLKSKRKTGVIGTGAMSDPYNPIEKEYELTRGALKLINSFGFGISIATKSNLVTRDIDILNKIRQHSPTLIKLTITTCDDVLCKKIEPNVAVSSQRFSALKQLAENKIFAGILLMPVLPFIEDNAENISGIIRLASENGAKFIYPAFGVTLRQNQRDWYYRKLDEIFPHLKEKYARQYGNSYECHSPSSNELWQLMKSECERLGMLYKMDDIIRAYKKGYCNDQLRLF from the coding sequence ATGGATTTCATACCGGCGAAGACAATTATATCAGGTTACAGTGGAGACAATAAATGGTTTGGAAACAACTATAATATGAACATTTATAAAGGGTGTAGTCATGGCTGTATCTATTGTGACAGCAGAAGTGAGTGCTACCATGTCGAAAACTTTGATAATGTTAGAGCTAAAGAAAATGCTCTGACCTTAATTCACCGTGATCTTAAGTCAAAACGTAAAACAGGAGTAATCGGTACAGGTGCCATGAGTGATCCATACAACCCTATAGAAAAGGAGTATGAACTTACCAGAGGTGCTTTAAAACTAATTAACTCCTTCGGTTTTGGAATTTCGATTGCTACAAAAAGTAATTTGGTGACTAGGGATATTGATATCTTAAATAAGATACGCCAGCATTCCCCAACTCTCATCAAGCTGACCATCACCACCTGTGATGACGTGCTTTGCAAAAAGATTGAGCCTAATGTGGCGGTTTCCTCGCAGCGTTTTTCTGCGCTTAAACAATTAGCTGAGAACAAAATTTTTGCAGGGATACTGCTCATGCCTGTCTTGCCATTTATTGAGGATAACGCAGAGAACATTAGCGGTATTATTCGTCTCGCCTCTGAGAATGGCGCTAAATTCATCTACCCAGCTTTTGGTGTAACACTAAGACAAAATCAAAGAGATTGGTATTATCGAAAACTTGATGAAATTTTTCCGCATCTTAAAGAGAAATATGCTCGTCAATATGGTAATTCCTACGAGTGTCACTCCCCAAGCTCCAACGAGCTCTGGCAGTTGATGAAGAGTGAGTGTGAAAGGCTTGGCATGCTTTACAAAATGGACGACATTATTCGAGCATACAAAAAAGGCTATTGCAATGATCAGCTTAGGTTGTTTTAG
- a CDS encoding nucleotidyltransferase family protein encodes MPGQNHRISELESIMHQNNLFKKFKLSKLGVFGSTARGEVSNDIDILIEDNVDYRSLSVFRDELQKLTNKHIDIVIEKYANPIVLHRAKKEIIYVTEH; translated from the coding sequence ATGCCTGGGCAAAATCATCGGATATCTGAATTAGAGAGTATTATGCATCAAAATAATCTATTTAAGAAATTCAAATTGAGTAAATTGGGAGTATTCGGTTCTACCGCAAGAGGAGAAGTGTCTAATGATATAGATATTCTCATTGAGGACAATGTTGATTACCGATCACTTTCAGTCTTTAGAGATGAGCTCCAAAAACTTACAAATAAGCATATAGATATTGTAATTGAAAAGTATGCCAATCCCATAGTGCTGCATAGAGCAAAAAAGGAGATTATCTATGTTACCGAGCATTAA
- a CDS encoding sulfite exporter TauE/SafE family protein gives MDILAINICIIIFLSSFLQSITGFGFAIVGTPLLLFFMQPEQVVSLMTIVGLLLNLIVIYKTRGRSDPKVIWPLFTASLFGIILGVYILKVIDPSVLKLSIGTLVLLLGFLMTSNYVFTIKREKLATILVGIVSGFMGGSTSLSGPPVVFFLMNQQKDKEAFRANLIRFFCYGNFATLITMYYMDALDTGVFTHLIYAIPGVLAGVWLGEKTFAKVSPKLFRWLTLAIIFICGVVSVASALVKQFS, from the coding sequence ATGGACATTTTAGCAATTAATATATGCATCATTATCTTCTTATCATCATTTTTACAGTCAATTACTGGATTTGGTTTTGCAATTGTGGGTACACCGCTGCTGCTGTTTTTTATGCAACCGGAGCAGGTTGTTAGTCTGATGACCATCGTCGGTTTATTACTGAACCTTATAGTTATCTATAAGACAAGAGGAAGGTCAGATCCAAAAGTGATATGGCCATTGTTTACGGCCAGTTTGTTTGGAATTATACTTGGAGTATATATACTTAAGGTTATAGACCCTTCTGTACTAAAGCTTAGTATTGGAACTTTGGTTCTATTGTTAGGATTTTTAATGACCTCAAATTATGTTTTCACCATTAAACGTGAAAAGTTAGCGACAATTTTAGTTGGTATTGTCAGCGGTTTTATGGGAGGTTCAACGAGCTTAAGCGGGCCGCCGGTTGTGTTTTTTTTAATGAATCAGCAAAAAGATAAGGAAGCTTTTCGTGCAAATCTCATTCGCTTTTTTTGCTATGGAAATTTTGCGACTCTAATCACAATGTATTACATGGATGCCTTAGATACAGGCGTATTTACACATCTTATATATGCAATTCCCGGAGTTCTAGCGGGTGTATGGCTGGGAGAAAAGACCTTTGCCAAAGTAAGTCCTAAACTTTTCAGATGGCTGACCTTGGCGATTATATTTATTTGTGGCGTAGTTAGTGTTGCCAGCGCATTGGTGAAACAATTCAGTTAA